A stretch of the Sulfurimonas sp. HSL3-1 genome encodes the following:
- the rplR gene encoding 50S ribosomal protein L18, producing MNAKVLKAKVSKRVQRKRRIRANINGTAAKPRVSIFRSNRYLSVQAIDDASAVTLAASNTKPLGAKANKEGAAALAADFAGKLKAAGVSEIFFDRNGYVYHGVVAAFADALRANEIKF from the coding sequence ATGAATGCAAAAGTATTGAAAGCAAAAGTTTCAAAACGTGTTCAGCGCAAGCGCCGCATCCGTGCAAACATCAACGGTACGGCAGCGAAGCCGCGCGTCAGCATCTTCCGCTCTAACCGCTACCTCAGCGTCCAGGCAATCGACGACGCGAGCGCGGTGACACTGGCAGCTTCCAACACGAAGCCGCTGGGTGCGAAAGCGAACAAAGAGGGTGCGGCAGCACTGGCAGCGGATTTCGCAGGCAAGCTCAAAGCAGCCGGCGTCAGCGAGATCTTCTTTGACCGTAACGGTTACGTCTACCACGGCGTCGTTGCGGCATTTGCCGATGCTCTTCGCGCGAATGAAATTAAGTTTTAA
- the rpmC gene encoding 50S ribosomal protein L29, which produces MKYTDLAEKTSAELSAMLKEKKTELFTLRLKQKTMQLQNTSELRNVRKDIARINTALSAAK; this is translated from the coding sequence ATGAAGTATACTGATTTGGCAGAGAAGACTTCAGCGGAACTGAGCGCAATGCTCAAAGAGAAGAAGACTGAGCTCTTCACGCTGAGACTGAAGCAAAAAACGATGCAACTGCAGAACACGAGCGAACTGCGCAACGTGCGCAAAGATATCGCCCGTATCAACACTGCGCTCAGCGCAGCGAAGTAA
- a CDS encoding type Z 30S ribosomal protein S14, whose product MAKKSMIAKQQRKPKFAVRAYTRCQICGRPHSVLRDFGICRVCFRKMANEGLIPGVRKSSW is encoded by the coding sequence ATGGCTAAGAAGTCCATGATCGCAAAACAGCAGCGCAAACCGAAATTCGCGGTTCGCGCTTACACACGTTGCCAGATCTGCGGTCGTCCGCACTCTGTACTCCGTGACTTCGGTATTTGTCGTGTTTGCTTTAGAAAAATGGCAAATGAGGGATTGATCCCAGGCGTCAGAAAGTCAAGCTGGTAA
- the rplX gene encoding 50S ribosomal protein L24: MAKFNFKKGDMVEIIAGDDKGTKAEVLMVMPKENKVLVKGCKLAKKAVKPTEENPKGGFMSKEMPIDASNVRKVEA; this comes from the coding sequence ATGGCAAAGTTTAACTTCAAAAAAGGCGATATGGTCGAGATCATTGCCGGTGACGACAAAGGCACCAAGGCAGAAGTTCTGATGGTCATGCCGAAAGAGAACAAGGTCCTCGTCAAAGGCTGCAAGCTCGCGAAAAAAGCGGTCAAGCCGACCGAAGAGAACCCGAAGGGCGGATTCATGAGCAAAGAGATGCCGATCGATGCATCCAATGTCCGCAAAGTGGAGGCGTAA
- the rplE gene encoding 50S ribosomal protein L5, whose amino-acid sequence MARLKDKYVAMKPELQSKLEIKNPMQIPAVEKIIISVGTGFAMKDNKLIQNIQDTISLIAGQHATVVDARKSVAGFKVREGMPVGVKVTLRGENMYTFLDKLIAVALPRVKDFRGIPRNGFDGRGNYNFGLNEQLIFPEVNYDSIMQIHGMNITIVTTTQSDKEAFTLLESMGMPFAKGRE is encoded by the coding sequence ATGGCACGTTTGAAAGATAAATATGTCGCAATGAAACCGGAACTGCAGAGCAAGCTTGAGATCAAGAACCCGATGCAGATCCCGGCGGTCGAAAAGATTATCATCTCTGTCGGTACCGGCTTCGCGATGAAAGACAACAAACTGATCCAGAACATCCAGGACACGATCAGCCTGATCGCCGGTCAGCATGCGACTGTCGTAGACGCACGCAAATCCGTCGCAGGCTTCAAAGTCCGCGAAGGGATGCCGGTCGGTGTCAAAGTCACCCTGCGCGGTGAGAACATGTACACCTTCCTGGACAAACTGATCGCTGTCGCTCTGCCGCGCGTGAAAGACTTCCGTGGTATTCCGCGCAACGGTTTCGACGGCCGCGGTAACTACAACTTCGGTCTGAACGAGCAGCTGATCTTCCCGGAAGTCAACTATGATTCCATCATGCAGATCCACGGGATGAACATCACTATTGTCACAACAACGCAGAGTGACAAAGAGGCATTTACCCTGCTCGAATCCATGGGTATGCCGTTCGCGAAAGGAAGAGAGTAA
- a CDS encoding 2OG-Fe(II) oxygenase: MRQISNFVYCDDFIADLRYETRLMANPYYDYPYLIIENFLSAEACAEIAAYTSEKSEGERALVKHSQLGVIVPELEEDIRKTAIHQLPEALLEGYNLSFAYHQKQIEDYFKVALTTATEVQALEYTNGGFYIKHADDSNELVNSEGETVGFTQVAPARKITTVLFATTHRDEEGEGMHFSGGELRFNYLSGADGVPVCIRPKAGDMVIFPSNPVYSHEVLPVTGGYRLTLVQWHDAIIS; this comes from the coding sequence TTGCGGCAAATCAGCAATTTTGTCTACTGCGATGACTTCATCGCCGACCTCCGATATGAGACCCGCCTGATGGCCAACCCCTATTACGACTACCCCTATCTTATCATCGAGAACTTTCTCTCCGCCGAAGCCTGTGCCGAGATCGCAGCGTATACTTCCGAAAAGAGCGAAGGCGAGCGGGCACTGGTCAAGCACAGCCAACTCGGCGTGATCGTGCCGGAATTGGAAGAGGATATCCGGAAGACGGCGATCCATCAACTGCCCGAAGCCTTGCTTGAAGGGTACAACCTCAGTTTCGCCTATCACCAGAAACAGATTGAAGATTATTTTAAAGTGGCCCTGACGACTGCTACGGAGGTGCAGGCCCTGGAGTACACGAATGGAGGCTTCTATATCAAGCATGCCGATGATTCGAACGAACTGGTGAACAGCGAGGGGGAGACGGTCGGGTTTACACAGGTCGCCCCGGCGCGTAAGATCACAACAGTGCTCTTCGCGACGACACATCGGGATGAAGAGGGGGAGGGGATGCACTTCTCCGGAGGAGAGCTGCGCTTTAATTACCTCAGTGGCGCCGACGGGGTGCCGGTGTGTATACGCCCCAAAGCCGGGGATATGGTCATCTTCCCGAGCAACCCGGTCTACAGTCATGAAGTCCTGCCCGTCACCGGCGGATACCGGCTGACCCTCGTGCAGTGGCACGATGCCATCATCAGCTGA
- the rpsQ gene encoding 30S ribosomal protein S17 — protein sequence MSKREIQGVVVKKAGDKTATVVVERRVMHPRYHKTVKRFKKYLIHDENNTLNVGDEVIAVECRPMSKTKSFELKSVVATGVES from the coding sequence ATGTCTAAACGTGAAATTCAGGGTGTAGTCGTCAAGAAAGCCGGTGACAAAACGGCGACGGTCGTTGTCGAGCGCCGCGTTATGCACCCGCGCTACCACAAAACGGTCAAGCGTTTCAAAAAATATCTCATCCACGATGAGAACAACACGCTGAACGTCGGTGACGAAGTGATCGCGGTCGAGTGCCGCCCGATGTCCAAGACAAAGTCTTTCGAACTTAAAAGCGTTGTCGCCACAGGAGTAGAGTCATGA
- the rplO gene encoding 50S ribosomal protein L15 — translation MALENLTPAAGSTSNTKRLGRGQGSGNGKTAGKGNKGQKARSGYNAKRNFEGGQQPLARRLPKIGFTSRVVKPYVINVDRMKAVAALDEITVEAIRGVHKMSKAVTKVKLVGASAKDLASKIKDENVTTTGK, via the coding sequence ATGGCACTCGAAAACTTGACACCTGCAGCGGGCTCCACAAGCAATACAAAGCGTCTGGGCCGCGGTCAGGGTAGCGGTAACGGTAAAACCGCAGGTAAAGGTAACAAAGGTCAGAAGGCACGTTCAGGTTACAATGCAAAGCGTAACTTCGAGGGTGGTCAGCAGCCGCTGGCACGCCGTCTGCCGAAGATCGGGTTCACGTCACGTGTTGTTAAACCGTACGTTATCAACGTCGACCGCATGAAAGCGGTTGCGGCACTCGACGAGATCACAGTCGAAGCGATCCGCGGTGTTCACAAGATGAGCAAGGCCGTGACTAAGGTCAAACTGGTCGGCGCATCTGCGAAAGACCTTGCTTCCAAGATCAAAGACGAAAACGTTACAACAACCGGCAAGTAA
- the rpsC gene encoding 30S ribosomal protein S3 → MGQKVNPIGFRLGINRNWESRWYPNFKNAPANLGEDHKIRTFLKKELYYAGVNNIIIERTVKRLRVTIVAARPGIIIGKKGADIEKLKTKLQNLIGKDIAVNIKEEKKSMIAAQLVAENVATQLERRVAFRRAMKKVMQNAQRAGAKGIRIAVAGRLGGAEMARTEWYREGRVPLHTLRAKIDYGFAEAHTTYGIIGIKVWIFKGEVLSKGIQPEPKEEDKRERRGRAPRKAD, encoded by the coding sequence ATGGGTCAGAAAGTCAATCCGATCGGATTCCGTCTGGGCATCAACCGTAACTGGGAGTCCCGCTGGTATCCGAATTTCAAAAACGCACCGGCCAACCTGGGCGAAGACCACAAAATCCGTACTTTCCTGAAAAAGGAACTCTACTATGCGGGTGTGAACAACATCATCATCGAGCGTACGGTCAAGCGTCTGCGCGTCACTATCGTCGCAGCACGCCCGGGTATCATCATCGGTAAAAAAGGTGCTGATATCGAGAAGCTCAAAACAAAGCTTCAGAACCTGATCGGCAAAGACATTGCCGTCAACATTAAAGAAGAGAAAAAGTCGATGATCGCGGCGCAGCTCGTTGCTGAGAACGTTGCGACACAGCTGGAGCGCCGTGTTGCGTTCCGCCGTGCGATGAAGAAAGTAATGCAGAACGCACAGCGTGCCGGTGCCAAGGGTATCCGTATCGCCGTCGCTGGCCGCCTCGGTGGTGCTGAAATGGCACGTACCGAGTGGTACCGCGAAGGTCGCGTGCCGCTGCATACGCTCCGTGCCAAGATCGATTACGGTTTTGCCGAAGCGCATACAACCTACGGCATCATCGGTATCAAGGTCTGGATCTTCAAAGGTGAAGTCCTCTCCAAAGGTATCCAGCCGGAACCTAAAGAAGAAGATAAGCGTGAGCGCCGCGGTCGTGCTCCGAGAAAGGCGGATTAA
- the rplP gene encoding 50S ribosomal protein L16 yields MLMPKRMKYRKYMKGRNRGKARSGYKLAFGDIAFKAVEAGRINSRQIEAARIAATRHIKRQGKIWIRVFPDKPLTAKPLEVRMGKGKGAIDQWVMNIKPGRIIFEMGGVEESLAREALTLAMHKLPFKTKIVTAEMDNEVY; encoded by the coding sequence ATGTTGATGCCAAAAAGAATGAAATACCGCAAGTACATGAAGGGTCGCAACCGCGGTAAAGCGCGTAGCGGCTACAAGCTTGCGTTCGGTGATATCGCGTTCAAAGCGGTCGAAGCGGGTCGTATCAACTCCCGTCAGATCGAAGCGGCGCGTATCGCGGCAACCCGTCACATCAAGCGCCAGGGTAAGATCTGGATCCGTGTTTTCCCGGACAAGCCGCTTACGGCGAAACCGCTTGAAGTACGTATGGGTAAAGGTAAAGGTGCAATCGACCAGTGGGTAATGAACATTAAACCGGGTCGTATCATCTTCGAAATGGGTGGCGTTGAAGAGTCCCTGGCACGCGAAGCGCTGACGCTTGCGATGCACAAGCTGCCATTCAAAACGAAAATTGTAACGGCGGAGATGGACAATGAAGTATACTGA
- the rplF gene encoding 50S ribosomal protein L6, translated as MSRIGKAPVAFPADVNVTADGEVITFKKGNNTRTLDTKGNVDFTIEDNTLTFASKSDAREHRAFWGTYRALAANIVKGLTEGFERKLEINGVGYRAAVQGKVLNLQLGFSHDINYDIPAGVDVSVDKNVITLKGVDNQQLGQMAAEIRAFRPPEPYKGKGVKYVEEHIVRKAGKTAKK; from the coding sequence ATGTCACGTATTGGTAAAGCTCCGGTCGCATTCCCGGCCGATGTGAACGTAACGGCTGACGGTGAAGTTATCACTTTCAAAAAAGGCAACAACACGCGCACCCTCGACACGAAAGGCAACGTTGACTTCACGATCGAAGACAACACCCTGACGTTTGCATCCAAATCCGATGCACGCGAGCACCGCGCATTCTGGGGAACCTACCGTGCCCTCGCAGCGAACATCGTCAAGGGCCTCACTGAAGGTTTCGAACGCAAGCTCGAAATCAACGGTGTCGGTTACCGTGCCGCGGTCCAGGGCAAAGTCCTGAACCTGCAGCTCGGCTTCTCCCACGACATCAACTACGACATCCCTGCGGGTGTTGATGTTTCTGTCGACAAGAACGTTATCACACTCAAGGGTGTTGACAACCAGCAACTCGGCCAGATGGCTGCCGAGATCCGCGCTTTCCGTCCGCCGGAGCCTTACAAAGGCAAAGGTGTCAAATATGTTGAAGAGCATATTGTCCGCAAAGCCGGTAAAACAGCCAAGAAATAA
- the secY gene encoding preprotein translocase subunit SecY has product MNQQLINKILITIGFLFLYRLLAYVPVPGVDTAVIASFFDSHSSDALGLFNMFSGNAVERLSIISLGIMPYITASIIMELLAATFPNLGQMKKERDGMVKYMQIIRYSTIAITLVQAVGVSIGLQSMTGKDGSSAILMDHGTFVMVAAISMLAGTMLLMWIGEQITQSGVGNGISLIIFAGIVSAIPSAIGQTVTMLNTGAISFITVIAILLLILVTVGIIIYVELGERRIPVTYAKKTMMANQNKRVMNYIPIKVNLSGVIPVIFASAILMFPMTVLSSSTNPYVQAVADLLNPSGYFFNFLTFLFVVFFAYFYASIVFNAKDISDNLKRQGGFIPGVRPGEATKEFLNETASRLTFTGAIYLGLVATLPWIIVKGMGVPFYFGGTAVLIVVQVALDTMRKIEAQIYMSKYETLSAVGL; this is encoded by the coding sequence ATGAACCAGCAGCTCATCAACAAGATCCTCATTACGATCGGGTTTCTGTTCCTCTACCGGCTACTGGCCTACGTGCCGGTACCGGGCGTAGACACTGCCGTCATCGCCTCTTTCTTCGATTCACACTCCTCCGATGCTCTCGGCCTGTTTAACATGTTCAGCGGAAACGCCGTCGAACGTCTCTCCATCATTTCACTCGGTATCATGCCTTACATTACCGCGTCGATCATTATGGAACTGCTTGCAGCGACCTTCCCGAACCTTGGACAGATGAAAAAAGAGCGCGACGGCATGGTCAAATATATGCAGATCATCCGCTACTCCACGATTGCCATCACCCTTGTGCAGGCGGTCGGGGTCAGCATCGGTCTGCAGAGCATGACGGGCAAAGACGGCAGCAGCGCAATCCTGATGGACCACGGCACTTTTGTCATGGTCGCGGCGATCTCCATGCTCGCCGGTACAATGCTGTTGATGTGGATCGGTGAGCAGATTACGCAAAGCGGCGTCGGCAACGGTATCTCTTTGATCATCTTCGCCGGGATCGTCTCTGCGATCCCGTCTGCGATCGGTCAGACGGTCACGATGCTTAATACGGGTGCGATCAGCTTCATCACGGTCATTGCGATCCTGCTGCTGATCCTCGTCACCGTCGGTATCATCATCTACGTGGAACTCGGCGAACGCCGCATCCCCGTGACGTATGCCAAGAAAACGATGATGGCGAACCAGAACAAGCGCGTGATGAACTACATCCCGATCAAGGTCAACCTGTCGGGCGTCATCCCGGTCATCTTCGCTTCGGCGATCCTGATGTTCCCGATGACGGTGCTCTCCAGCAGTACGAACCCGTATGTTCAGGCAGTAGCGGACCTGCTCAATCCGAGCGGCTACTTCTTTAACTTCCTGACCTTCCTGTTCGTTGTCTTCTTCGCGTATTTCTATGCGTCGATCGTCTTCAATGCGAAGGATATCTCCGATAATCTCAAGCGCCAGGGCGGTTTCATTCCGGGCGTGCGTCCGGGCGAAGCGACGAAGGAGTTCCTGAACGAAACGGCATCCCGCCTGACGTTCACCGGGGCGATCTACCTCGGCCTGGTCGCGACCCTGCCGTGGATCATCGTCAAGGGGATGGGTGTACCGTTCTACTTCGGCGGTACGGCCGTACTTATCGTCGTTCAGGTTGCTCTTGATACGATGCGCAAGATCGAAGCGCAGATCTACATGAGCAAGTACGAAACCCTCAGCGCGGTTGGTCTGTAA
- the rpsE gene encoding 30S ribosomal protein S5: MKTVNREEFEESIVHIGRVTKVVKGGRRFRFTALVVVGNKNGIVGFGYGKAKEVPDAIRKAVDEAFKNLTDVKIKGTTIAHDIEHKFNASRILMKPASEGTGVIAGGAMRPVLELAGIQDILTKSIGSNNPNSVVRATIEALARMKG; this comes from the coding sequence ATGAAAACTGTCAACAGAGAAGAATTCGAAGAATCGATCGTACACATCGGTCGGGTCACAAAAGTTGTCAAAGGTGGTCGTCGTTTCCGTTTCACCGCGCTGGTCGTCGTCGGTAACAAGAACGGCATCGTCGGCTTCGGTTACGGCAAAGCCAAAGAGGTTCCTGACGCAATCCGCAAAGCGGTAGACGAAGCGTTCAAAAACTTGACGGATGTTAAGATTAAAGGGACTACAATTGCGCACGATATCGAGCACAAGTTCAACGCAAGCCGCATCCTGATGAAACCGGCATCCGAAGGTACCGGTGTTATCGCCGGTGGTGCGATGCGTCCGGTTCTCGAACTCGCGGGTATCCAGGACATCCTGACGAAATCCATCGGTTCGAACAATCCGAATTCGGTTGTCCGCGCGACGATCGAAGCGCTTGCGCGTATGAAAGGATAA
- the rplV gene encoding 50S ribosomal protein L22 — protein sequence MARALLKFIRVSPTKSRLIAREIQGMNAEEAIAALEFTPNKAAKIISKVVASAVANSGNDASDCVITSCRVDNGPVLKRFRPRARGMASGIRKPTAHILVEVEGK from the coding sequence ATGGCAAGAGCACTGTTGAAATTTATCCGCGTCTCTCCGACGAAGTCTCGCCTCATCGCACGTGAAATCCAGGGCATGAACGCTGAAGAAGCGATCGCTGCACTGGAGTTCACGCCGAACAAAGCGGCGAAGATCATCTCTAAAGTCGTCGCATCGGCTGTCGCGAACAGCGGCAACGATGCCAGCGACTGTGTGATCACTTCTTGCCGTGTTGACAACGGTCCGGTTCTCAAGCGCTTCCGTCCGCGTGCTCGCGGTATGGCAAGCGGGATCCGCAAACCGACGGCACACATCTTAGTAGAAGTAGAGGGTAAATAA
- the rplN gene encoding 50S ribosomal protein L14 codes for MIQSFTRLNVADNTGAKEIMCIKVLGGSKRRYASVGDVIVASVKKALPTGKVKKGQVVKAVVVRTKKEVQRENGSLIRFDDNAAVILDAKKEPIGTRIFGPVSREVRYAGFMKIVSLAPEVV; via the coding sequence ATGATCCAGAGCTTTACTCGTCTGAACGTTGCAGATAACACTGGTGCGAAAGAGATCATGTGTATCAAGGTTCTGGGCGGTTCCAAGCGCCGTTACGCTTCTGTAGGTGACGTTATCGTTGCTTCAGTCAAGAAAGCGCTCCCGACCGGAAAAGTCAAAAAAGGTCAGGTCGTCAAGGCTGTCGTTGTCCGTACGAAAAAAGAAGTACAGCGCGAAAACGGTTCTCTGATCCGTTTCGATGACAACGCCGCCGTCATCCTCGACGCGAAAAAAGAGCCGATCGGTACCCGTATCTTCGGTCCTGTTAGCCGTGAAGTACGCTATGCAGGTTTCATGAAGATCGTTTCCCTGGCTCCGGAGGTTGTGTAA
- the infA gene encoding translation initiation factor IF-1, with protein MAKDDVIEVDGTVVEALPNATFRVELENGHVILCHIAGKMRMHYIKILPGDRVKIELTPYSLDKGRITYRYK; from the coding sequence ATGGCAAAAGATGATGTCATTGAGGTTGACGGTACAGTAGTTGAAGCGCTGCCGAACGCGACTTTTCGTGTAGAGCTTGAGAACGGCCACGTGATCCTGTGCCACATTGCCGGCAAGATGCGGATGCACTACATCAAGATCCTTCCGGGCGACCGCGTCAAGATCGAACTGACGCCGTACAGCCTGGACAAGGGCCGCATTACGTACCGCTATAAATAA
- the map gene encoding type I methionyl aminopeptidase produces the protein MAIALRKPEEIEKLRAANAIVGGTLDLLRKETRPGLSLKELDAMAEDYIRSHGARPSFKGLYGFPNAVCTSLNEVIIHGIPNDYRLQEGDIIGYDIGTELEGYYGDSAITVPVGTVTEQDNALIACAKDSLYYAIDIIEEGMRFKELSMAIEQFILERGFVPLRGFCGHGIGKRPHEEPEIPNYLEGSNPKAGPKIKNGMVFCIEPMICQKEAKAVILENGWDVVSSDGLRGSHYEHTVAVIGGKAEILSLPQGA, from the coding sequence ATGGCCATCGCGCTGCGCAAACCTGAAGAAATCGAAAAACTCCGTGCCGCCAACGCTATCGTCGGCGGTACCCTTGACCTTCTCCGTAAAGAGACCCGTCCGGGGCTGAGCCTTAAAGAGCTCGACGCCATGGCTGAGGATTACATCCGCAGCCACGGCGCGCGTCCCTCTTTCAAAGGGCTCTACGGATTTCCCAATGCTGTCTGTACCTCTCTCAATGAAGTTATCATCCACGGCATTCCCAATGATTACCGTCTGCAAGAAGGCGATATCATCGGCTATGACATCGGGACGGAACTCGAAGGCTATTACGGTGATTCGGCCATTACCGTCCCGGTTGGAACGGTGACCGAGCAGGACAATGCGTTGATCGCTTGTGCCAAAGATTCGCTCTACTATGCCATCGATATCATTGAAGAGGGGATGCGGTTCAAAGAGCTCTCCATGGCGATTGAGCAGTTCATTCTCGAACGCGGCTTTGTGCCGCTGCGCGGGTTCTGCGGCCACGGCATCGGCAAGCGTCCCCATGAGGAACCGGAGATCCCGAACTACCTGGAGGGTTCCAACCCCAAGGCGGGTCCGAAGATCAAGAACGGCATGGTGTTCTGCATCGAGCCGATGATCTGCCAAAAAGAGGCCAAGGCGGTGATCCTGGAAAACGGCTGGGACGTCGTCAGCAGCGACGGACTGCGCGGATCGCATTACGAACATACGGTTGCTGTCATCGGCGGCAAAGCGGAAATCTTATCATTACCCCAAGGAGCATAA
- the rpsH gene encoding 30S ribosomal protein S8, whose translation MVNDLIADSLTRIRNAAMRRLDVTTLMHSKSVEAVVGILAEKGYIDSFNVVEDGNKKSINVVLKYDEAGKTVINEMKRVSKPGRRVYKGRDDIKRFKNGYGTIIVSTSKGVIPNDKAYELGVGGEVLCTVW comes from the coding sequence ATGGTAAATGATCTTATTGCAGACTCTTTGACCCGTATCCGGAATGCAGCAATGCGTCGCCTCGACGTGACAACGCTGATGCACTCCAAGTCCGTCGAAGCAGTCGTTGGTATTCTCGCAGAGAAGGGTTACATTGATAGCTTCAACGTTGTCGAAGACGGCAACAAGAAGAGCATCAACGTTGTGTTGAAGTATGATGAAGCGGGTAAAACCGTCATCAACGAGATGAAGCGCGTTTCCAAACCGGGACGCCGCGTGTACAAGGGCCGTGACGACATCAAGCGTTTCAAAAACGGCTACGGTACGATCATCGTCAGTACTTCCAAAGGTGTCATCCCGAACGATAAAGCTTACGAGCTTGGCGTCGGCGGTGAAGTACTTTGTACAGTTTGGTAA
- the rpsS gene encoding 30S ribosomal protein S19: MARSVKKGPFVDDHLMKKVLAAKEAKSNKPIKTWSRRSVILPDMIGLTLNVHNGRQFVPVYVTENHIGYKLGEFAPTRTFKGHKGSVQRKG, encoded by the coding sequence ATGGCACGTTCAGTAAAAAAAGGTCCGTTCGTAGACGACCATTTGATGAAAAAAGTGCTCGCAGCCAAAGAAGCGAAGAGCAATAAGCCTATCAAGACATGGTCACGCCGCAGCGTGATCCTGCCGGATATGATCGGTCTGACACTCAACGTCCACAACGGACGCCAGTTTGTACCGGTCTACGTGACAGAGAACCACATCGGCTACAAGCTCGGTGAGTTCGCTCCGACACGTACATTCAAGGGCCACAAGGGCTCTGTACAGAGAAAAGGGTAA